One genomic segment of Gopherus flavomarginatus isolate rGopFla2 chromosome 11, rGopFla2.mat.asm, whole genome shotgun sequence includes these proteins:
- the ZNF217 gene encoding zinc finger protein 217, which yields MPTQPLLVYMEGPDGIASTVGAQMENNDASMPIKGTNTISYKNVQEKFLMQAEGCMPSDCMFCDQTFKHPEELGKHVLTQHRPTLCEPAVLRVEAEYLSPLDKCQVRTDLPSPKNNEKDNEEFSCEVCGQTFDEAFDVETHMKKHKDSFTYWCNVCGRRFKEPWFLKNHMRTHTGKPGSRNKLQQGSESPITINEVIQEHVTENVTSPYKICMVCGFLFLNKENLIEHSKVHTKESASNDSSQVTDGTNKGVAQREEFLQFLNLRPNVTPEKSKSEKPVKWIAELDPFNTYQAWQLATKGKVAIGHGQIKEPGQEGSTDNDDSSSDKEELGEIWNTNKGSQVSQTENTGKSKVNKNSSCPGNGTLSQDKLKHPSGEVPSMEVDPKLSQNKGKPTHCSECGKAFRTYHQLVLHSRVHKRDRRTDAETSATSRTCCADLIVTLHENGVVDRTEGGSEDGSEDGLSDTLHLDKNEDGLERARVKNLGASRECSYCGKYFRSNYYLNIHLRTHTGEKPYKCEFCEYAAAQKTSLRYHLERHHKEKQADVATDVKSDSKVLLQSQEMDFLSATDGAQEIKNLKRFIDGAKDAKGCPPVKQQKEIFSSFQSILSGPVILTMKNDTQDSKKSAVGNSSNQMNENSGAPYLEKLKAEEELMELQANDPIDKKERDALVTLEGDDIQLIGALKDKNNMEEMRESAEKCANKHIVGSQEKPLNLSTGTVQECSVISTARGLLATSTCPFCTYRTFYPEVLMIHQRLMHKYNPDTVNKNGYRNKALAKARRTGCPPALLGKDVLPLSLNPNKSKASLSMQPKPLHTEKAKQCPPLQSKVPVFSMVDSSSSTPSNLKSYKPQSIGAQANSCQQPQQDLHSNPSISSVMDRVKKGEPKAKTLNISVSQPVVVSSSINSSYDSPLNESAWFSNRGREYLCNRSAGHINLEFGEPSSKRVKPNLLALEHIDSARVNYRRYDMSRSRVANRYANLLPQECSYAKPASSVLPTKQGLLNSDEVDSRNVLTILKTYEPYSPGPLYGSFGPSNGQATSSPIEGKRPVSYQHLANSMLQKRSYESFIGNARFRPNDKKT from the exons ATGCCAACTCAACCTCTTTTAGTGTATATGGAGGGACCAGATGGGATAGCCAGTACTGTTGGTGCTCAGATGGAGAATAATGATGCCTCGATGCCGATAAAAGGGACCAACACAATTTCTTACAAAAACGTGCAAGAAAAGTTCTTGATGCAAGCGGAGGGGTGTATGCCTTCGGATTGCATGTTTTGTGATCAGACTTTTAAACATCCTGAAGAACTTGGTAAGCATGTCTTAACTCAACATAGACCAACGCTTTGTGAACCAGCAGTTCTGCGTGTCGAAGCAGAATATCTTAGTCCTCTTGATAAATGTCAAGTTAGAACAGACTTGCCATCACCAAAAAACAACGAAAAGGATAATGAAGAATTTAGCTGTGAGGTTTGTGGGCAAACATTTGATGAAGCTTTTGATGTTGAGACTCACATGAAAAAGCATAAGGACTCTTTCACATATTGGTGTAATGTATGTGGAAGAAGATTTAAAGAGCCTTGGTTCCTCAAAAATCACATGAGAACTCATACTGGTAAACCTGGTTCAAGAAATAAGCTTCAACAAGGTTCTGAAAGCCCAATAACAATAAATGAGGTGATACAGGAGCATGTAACTGAAAATGTAACATCACCTTACAAAATCTGCATGGTTTGTGGTTTTCTATTTCTCAATAAAGAGAACTTAATTGAGCACAGTAAAGTGCACACCAAAGAGTCAGCATCCAATGATAGCTCACAAGTCACTGATGGAACCAATAAAGGAGTGGCTCAGAGAGAAGAATTTCTGCAATTTTTGAACTTAAGACCAAATGTGACTCCAGAAAAGAGTAAATCAGAAAAACCTGTGAAATGGATAGCTGAATTGGATCCATTCAATACATATCAAGCATGGCAGCTTGCAACCAAAGGTAAAGTTGCTATTGGCCATGGACAGATTAAAGAACCAGGGCAAGAAGGAAGTACAGACAATGATGATTCATCATCTGATAAAGAAGAGCTTGGTGAAATTTGGAATACAAATAAAGGTAGCCAGGTTAGTCAGACTGAAAATACTGGGAAGTCAAAGGTAAATAAAAATAGCAGTTGTCCAGGAAATGGTACCCTGTCTCAAGACAAACTGAAACATCCCAGTGGTGAAGTGCCTTCTATGGAGGTGGATCCTAAATTGTCACAAAACAAAGGGAAACCAACACACTGCTCAGAGTGTGGCAAAGCCTttagaacataccaccagctaGTTCTTCATTCAAGAGTACATAAGAGAGATAGGAGAACTGATGCAGAGACTTCAGCCACTTCTAGAACCTGCTGTGCAGACTTAATTGTAACCCTACATGAAAATGGAGTAGTAGACCGAACAGAGGGAGGCTCTGAAGATGGATCTGAAGATGGACTATCAGACACACTTCATTTGG ATAAAAATGAAGATGGCTTGGAAAGAGCAAGAGTTAAAAACCTTGGGGCATCCAGAGAATGCAGCTATTGTGGAAAATATTTCCGCTCAAATTATTACCTCAATATTCATCTCAGAACTCATACAG GTGAAAAACCATACAAATGTGAATTTTGTGAGTATGCAGCAGCCCAGAAAACATCATTGAGGTATCACTTAGAGAGGCATCACAAGGAGAAGCAGGCCGATGTTGCAACAGATGTGAAAAGTGACAGCAAAGTTTTGTTACAGAGTCAGGAGATGGACTTCCTGTCAGCCACTGACGGTGCTCAAGAAATCAAAAACTTGAAAAGGTTTATTGATGGTGCCAAAGATGCAAAGGGCTGCCCACCtgtaaagcaacaaaaagagatattttcttcctttcagaGCATATTGAGTGGTCCAGTTATCTTAACCATGAAAAATGATACTCAGGACTCAAAGAAGAGTGCAGTTGGTAATAGCTCTAATCAAATGAATGAGAACTCAGGTGCTCCTTACCTGGAAAAGCTAAAAGCAGAGGAAGAATTAATGGAATTGCAGGCAAATGATCCCATtgataaaaaagagagagatgcttTAGTGACATTGGAAGGAGATGATATCCAGTTGATTGGTGCCTTAAAGGACAAAAATAACATGGAAGAAATGAGAGAGAGCGCCGAAAAATGTGCAAACAAGCATATAGTGGGCTCTCAAGAAAAGCCGTTAAATTTATCTACTGGGACAGTGCAAGAATGTTCAGTGATCTCAACTGCTAGAGGCTTGTTAGCAACCAGCACCTGCCCATTTTGTACTTATAGAACATTTTATCCAGAAGTCCTAATGATACACCAGAGATTGATGCATAAATACAACCCTGACACTGTTAACAAAAATGGTTACAGAAACAAGGCTTTGGCTAAAGCCAGGCGTACTGGATGCCCACCAGCTCTTCTTGGTAAAGATGTGCTTCCCCTGTCTCTTAACCCTAATAAAAGTAAGGCTTCCCTATCTATGCAACCAAAACCGTTGCATACAGAGAAGGCTAAACAGTGTCCCCCTCTACAGAGCAAAGTCCCTGTCTTTTCAATGGTAGATTCCAGCAGTTCAACACCAAGTAACTTGAAGTCTTACAAACCACAAAGCATTGGAGCTCAGGCGAATAGCTGTCAGCAACCACAGCAAGATTTGCACTCAAATCCTAGCATTTCTTCAGTAATGGATAGAGTAAAAAAAGGTGAACCTAAAGCAAAAACTCTAAATATATCAGTTTCTCAACCTGTTGTAGTTAGTAGCAGTATCAATAGCTCCTATGATTCTCCCCTTAATGAATCTGCCTGGTTCAGTAATCGAGGAAGAGAATATCTCTGCAATAGATCTGCGGGTCACATAAACTTAGAATTTGGTGAACCATCTTCTAAAAGAGTGAAACCTAATCTGTTAGCTCTTGAACACATTGACTCTGCAAGAGTTAATTACAGAAGATATGACATGAGCAGATCTCGTGTTGCAAACAGATATGCAAATCTGTTACCTCAGGAATGTTCATATGCCAAACCTGCATCCTctgttttgccaacaaaacaaGGGCTTCTGAATTCAGATGAAGTTGATTCCCGAAATGTACTGACTATTCTGAAAACCTATGAGCCGTATAGCCCTGGACCACTTTATGGTTCTTTTGGACCTAGCAATGGCCAAGCCACCAGCTCTCCAATAGAAG GAAAAAGGCCGGTGTCATACCAACACTTAGCTAACAGCATGCTACAAAAGCGAAGTTATGAGAGTTTTATTGGCAATGCACGTTTTCGACCAAATGACAAGAAAACTTGA